Proteins encoded within one genomic window of Amorphoplanes friuliensis DSM 7358:
- a CDS encoding carbohydrate ABC transporter permease, translated as MRGRLRLLLLIVILAVVLYPLIWMVGTSFKSPQEIASNIGLIPEKFTPGNFTSGWEKFDVGFGRFFLNSAMVSALTVVGNTVSCLLAAYAFGRLKFRLRKAWFAVMIATLLLPGHVLIIPQYILFRTLGWVGGDWPYLPLLVPQFLATEAFFVFLMVQFMRGIPRELDEAAKIDGASPFSVFRHVILPLSRPALVTTAIFSFIWTWNDFFRQLVYLSELEDYTAPVALTLFIDSTSESSVGPMFAMSLLSLIPVFLFFVAFQRMLVEGINTSGLKG; from the coding sequence ATGCGTGGCCGGCTGCGCCTGCTCCTGCTGATCGTCATCCTGGCGGTCGTGCTCTACCCGCTGATCTGGATGGTCGGCACGTCGTTCAAGTCGCCGCAGGAGATCGCGAGCAACATCGGGCTGATCCCGGAGAAGTTCACACCGGGCAACTTCACCTCCGGGTGGGAGAAGTTCGACGTCGGCTTCGGCCGCTTCTTCCTGAACAGCGCCATGGTGTCGGCGCTGACCGTCGTCGGCAACACCGTCTCCTGCCTGCTGGCGGCGTACGCGTTCGGGCGCTTGAAGTTCCGGCTCCGCAAGGCGTGGTTCGCTGTCATGATCGCCACGCTGCTGCTGCCCGGGCACGTGCTGATCATCCCGCAGTACATCCTGTTCCGGACGCTCGGCTGGGTCGGCGGCGACTGGCCCTACCTGCCGCTGCTCGTGCCGCAGTTCCTGGCCACCGAGGCATTCTTCGTCTTCCTGATGGTCCAGTTCATGCGGGGCATCCCCAGGGAGCTCGACGAGGCCGCGAAGATCGACGGGGCGTCGCCGTTCTCGGTGTTCCGGCACGTGATCCTGCCGCTGAGCCGGCCGGCGCTGGTCACCACGGCGATCTTCTCGTTCATCTGGACCTGGAACGACTTCTTCCGCCAGCTGGTCTACCTGTCCGAGCTGGAGGACTACACGGCCCCGGTGGCGCTCACGCTCTTCATCGACTCGACCAGCGAGAGCTCGGTCGGCCCGATGTTCGCGATGTCCCTGCTGTCGCTGATCCCGGTCTTCCTGTTCTTCGTGGCCTTCCAGCGCATGCTCGTCGAGGGCATCAACACGAGCGGGCTGAAGGGATGA
- a CDS encoding SigE family RNA polymerase sigma factor has protein sequence MSDRDSAFAEYFAARSGVMRGTAYLLCGDWHRAEDLVQAAFTKLYVHWNRVARHEALDPYVRRVLIHTFIDDGRRGWWRRERPSETPGDMPADQPQTDDRLMLMRALAQVPPRQRAVLVLRYWEDMPVEAVAAALNCSAGTLKSQAARGLTTLRGIVAPPVNAE, from the coding sequence ATGAGCGATCGGGACTCGGCGTTCGCCGAGTACTTCGCGGCCAGGTCGGGGGTCATGCGGGGGACGGCGTACCTGCTCTGCGGGGACTGGCACCGGGCCGAGGACCTGGTCCAGGCGGCGTTCACCAAGCTCTACGTGCACTGGAACCGGGTGGCCCGGCACGAGGCCCTGGACCCGTACGTCCGCCGGGTGCTGATCCACACGTTCATCGACGACGGGCGGCGGGGCTGGTGGCGGCGGGAACGCCCGTCCGAGACTCCCGGCGACATGCCCGCCGATCAGCCGCAGACCGACGACCGGCTGATGCTGATGCGGGCGCTCGCGCAGGTGCCACCGCGGCAGCGGGCGGTGCTGGTCCTCCGCTACTGGGAGGACATGCCCGTCGAGGCCGTCGCGGCGGCGCTGAACTGCTCGGCCGGCACGCTCAAGAGCCAGGCCGCCCGCGGCCTGACCACGTTGCGCGGCATCGTCGCCCCACCCGTCAACGCCGAATGA
- a CDS encoding AraC family transcriptional regulator — protein sequence MDELSLLDTTGILRQPWIRPERTSAGLGWSGLYVSAQQEQPYRAAFDGARSHLVILHLDGPVTVRRGQAGLVSARTVGPGGFFVHPAGKDLTVELGGDLATVHVYLDDEALQAACDGPAVELAEELGVADPELERLVRALDQALRGWEPSGRTYVDELCGLLADHLVRRHSVRRPAGSPRAGGLSARQLARVRELLVERLGEPVPLADMAAVAGLSVSHFSRRFKAGTGLSPHQFLVRLRLETACRLLRARVMPIAAVASHCGFSHQEHLTRVMRRYLQTTPGALRRAG from the coding sequence ATGGACGAGCTGTCGCTGCTCGACACCACCGGGATCCTGCGCCAGCCGTGGATCAGGCCCGAGCGGACGAGTGCCGGGCTGGGCTGGTCCGGCCTCTATGTCTCGGCGCAGCAGGAGCAGCCGTACCGTGCCGCTTTTGACGGCGCTCGCAGCCACCTGGTGATCCTGCATCTCGACGGGCCGGTCACCGTGCGTCGTGGGCAGGCCGGGCTCGTCTCCGCGCGTACCGTGGGGCCGGGTGGATTTTTTGTGCATCCGGCGGGGAAGGATCTGACCGTCGAGCTCGGCGGGGACCTCGCCACCGTGCACGTCTACCTGGACGACGAGGCGTTGCAGGCGGCCTGCGACGGTCCGGCGGTGGAGCTGGCCGAGGAGCTCGGTGTGGCGGACCCCGAGCTGGAGCGGCTGGTGCGGGCGCTCGACCAAGCGCTGCGCGGGTGGGAGCCGTCGGGACGGACGTATGTCGACGAGCTCTGCGGTCTGCTCGCCGATCATCTGGTCCGGCGGCACAGCGTGCGACGCCCGGCCGGGTCGCCGCGGGCCGGGGGATTGAGCGCGCGGCAGCTCGCACGGGTGCGGGAGCTGCTGGTGGAGCGGCTCGGCGAGCCGGTCCCGCTGGCCGACATGGCCGCGGTGGCGGGGCTGAGTGTCAGTCACTTCTCGCGGCGGTTCAAGGCCGGCACCGGGCTGTCACCCCATCAGTTCCTGGTACGGCTGCGGCTGGAGACCGCCTGCCGGCTGCTGCGGGCGCGGGTCATGCCGATCGCGGCGGTCGCCAGTCACTGCGGCTTCTCCCACCAGGAGCATCTGACGCGGGTCATGCGGCGCTACCTGCAGACCACACCGGGGGCGCTGCGCCGGGCCGGGTGA
- a CDS encoding TetR/AcrR family transcriptional regulator → MAGTRRRGTELEQAILRAAADELVASGYRGFAMDAVARRAGTNKNTIYRRWPSRAALGVAAYRELSEAALQPADTGDLRADALDLLRRVNGDATSPRAEILRSLLAGLADDPELLTEMHEQIADGSTGSWLILLERAVARGQARPGALHPRVATVAITLLRNEYLTRGLSAVPDNTLVEIVDEVFLPLVRQQG, encoded by the coding sequence ATGGCCGGCACCCGGCGTCGTGGCACCGAGCTGGAGCAGGCGATCCTGCGTGCCGCGGCCGACGAGCTCGTGGCGTCCGGCTATCGCGGTTTTGCCATGGACGCGGTGGCCCGGCGGGCCGGGACGAACAAGAACACGATCTACCGGCGCTGGCCCAGCCGGGCCGCTCTCGGCGTCGCGGCCTACCGGGAGCTCAGCGAGGCCGCTCTGCAGCCCGCCGACACCGGCGATCTCCGCGCGGACGCCCTCGACCTGCTGCGGCGGGTGAACGGTGACGCCACCTCGCCGCGGGCGGAGATCCTGCGCAGCCTGCTGGCCGGTCTCGCCGACGATCCCGAGTTGCTGACCGAGATGCACGAGCAGATCGCCGACGGCAGCACGGGCAGTTGGCTGATCCTGCTCGAACGGGCCGTCGCCCGGGGTCAGGCGCGTCCCGGCGCGCTGCACCCGCGGGTCGCCACCGTGGCGATCACGCTGCTCCGGAACGAATATCTGACCCGGGGCCTCAGTGCCGTGCCCGACAACACGCTCGTCGAGATCGTCGACGAGGTTTTCCTCCCGCTGGTGCGGCAGCAGGGCTGA
- a CDS encoding PspC domain-containing protein — protein MNEQSAMNKMYGSMRRNGLVRPRNGRILGGVAAGLGQRFGLEPLAARLLFVLILLAIPGSQLLVYPVLWILMPSEPEVQPIVPVTTVPGI, from the coding sequence ATGAACGAACAGAGTGCGATGAACAAGATGTACGGTTCGATGCGCCGCAACGGCCTGGTCCGGCCGCGCAACGGACGGATCCTCGGTGGTGTCGCCGCCGGCCTCGGACAGCGTTTCGGCCTCGAGCCGCTGGCCGCCCGCCTCCTCTTCGTGCTGATCCTGCTGGCGATCCCGGGAAGCCAGCTCCTTGTCTACCCGGTGCTCTGGATCCTGATGCCGTCGGAGCCCGAGGTCCAGCCGATCGTGCCCGTCACGACCGTGCCGGGCATCTAG
- a CDS encoding endonuclease/exonuclease/phosphatase family protein: MPSLRRGRKRALAAVLVAGLLVLHALVPNTVGHLGSLVETFLPWLGLAIPALLALALWRRSALALVAVLVPAIAWLALFGGHFLPRSDSRYDLTAVQHNVSDENADPAATVRDLLEIEPDLVALEEVTPEAVAAYAAAFPAEYAHHTVQGTVALWSRFPLAEARAVDIRPAAFGPDWNRGLRATARTPHGDIAVYVAHLPSMRLGPAGLGSDHRDESAGRLAAAISAEPLDRVILLGDLNTATGDRALARLGLTTDDSSFAFSWPARLPVARIDQVMARAVTVTEVRTLPRTGSDHLPVAARLRVAG, encoded by the coding sequence ATGCCATCCCTGCGGCGGGGCCGCAAACGGGCTCTGGCCGCCGTCCTCGTCGCCGGTCTGCTGGTCCTTCATGCACTGGTGCCGAACACGGTCGGGCACCTGGGCAGCCTCGTCGAGACCTTCCTCCCGTGGCTCGGGCTGGCGATCCCGGCCCTGCTCGCCCTCGCACTCTGGCGGCGGTCAGCGCTGGCCCTGGTCGCCGTGCTCGTGCCTGCGATCGCCTGGCTCGCGCTCTTCGGCGGCCACTTCCTCCCCCGATCGGATTCCCGGTACGACCTCACCGCCGTCCAGCACAACGTCAGCGACGAGAACGCGGACCCGGCTGCGACCGTACGGGATCTGCTGGAGATCGAGCCGGACCTGGTCGCGCTGGAGGAGGTCACGCCGGAGGCCGTGGCCGCGTATGCGGCGGCTTTCCCCGCGGAGTACGCGCACCACACCGTGCAGGGCACCGTCGCCCTGTGGTCGCGGTTTCCGCTGGCCGAGGCCCGCGCGGTCGACATCAGGCCGGCCGCTTTCGGTCCCGACTGGAACCGTGGCCTGCGGGCCACGGCTCGCACGCCGCACGGGGACATCGCGGTCTACGTCGCGCACCTGCCGTCGATGCGTCTCGGGCCGGCCGGGCTCGGCTCCGATCACCGGGACGAGAGCGCGGGCCGGCTGGCCGCCGCGATCAGTGCCGAGCCGCTGGACAGGGTGATCCTGCTGGGCGACCTGAACACCGCCACGGGCGATCGGGCGCTGGCCCGGCTCGGCCTGACCACCGACGACAGCAGTTTTGCGTTCTCCTGGCCCGCCCGGCTGCCGGTCGCCCGGATCGACCAGGTCATGGCCCGTGCGGTGACCGTCACCGAGGTGCGGACCCTCCCCCGCACCGGCAGCGACCACCTGCCGGTCGCCGCCCGTCTCAGGGTCGCCGGCTAA
- a CDS encoding CBS domain-containing protein encodes MRISDVLRVKGGQVVTVSPETLVEGLLAVLAEHRIGAVVVSADGSAVDGIVSERDIVRALAERGAAVLAEPVTAIHTTQVHTVAPDASLEDVERLMTERRFRHVPVVTGGALHGIVSIGDVVKERIGELESERSELAGYITGER; translated from the coding sequence ATGCGGATCAGTGACGTTCTTCGTGTCAAGGGCGGGCAAGTTGTGACGGTGTCTCCGGAGACGCTCGTCGAGGGGTTGCTGGCGGTGCTCGCCGAGCATCGGATCGGCGCCGTTGTCGTTTCTGCCGACGGGTCGGCGGTGGACGGCATCGTCAGTGAGCGGGACATCGTGCGTGCGCTGGCCGAGCGCGGCGCCGCCGTGCTCGCGGAGCCGGTCACGGCCATCCACACCACCCAGGTGCACACGGTTGCACCGGACGCTTCGCTCGAGGACGTGGAGCGGCTGATGACCGAGCGGAGGTTCCGGCACGTGCCGGTTGTCACCGGCGGGGCGCTGCACGGCATCGTCAGCATCGGTGACGTCGTCAAGGAGCGGATCGGTGAGCTCGAGTCGGAACGCTCCGAGCTGGCCGGGTACATCACCGGCGAACGCTGA
- a CDS encoding carbohydrate ABC transporter permease — protein sequence MTTVRPAQSRLRAVPPGPADRQGPHGRRHSENLSGYAFLSPWLLGLFAITAIPMLLSLYLSFTDYDVLTPLSEASWVGWANYERMFTGDPSYWHAVRVTLTFALVAVPLKLAAALGVALLLNRAIRGIGLFRGLFYLPSLLGGSVALAIVWVNMFNRDGAFNSFLGLFGVEGAPWVNDPDWALQTLILLAVWQFGAPMVIFLAGLKQVPVELYEAASVDGAGAWRQFRNVTLPMLSPVIFFNLVLETINGFQGFTSAFVLSNGTGGPVDSTLMYTLDLYIKGFVELDMGYASAMAWVFLLAIGLITVVLFRTGRFWVHYSDGEDR from the coding sequence GTGACCACGGTGCGACCGGCCCAGAGCCGGCTCCGAGCCGTCCCCCCGGGCCCTGCCGACCGGCAGGGCCCGCACGGGCGACGGCACAGCGAGAACCTGTCCGGGTACGCGTTCCTCTCCCCCTGGCTGCTCGGGCTCTTCGCGATCACCGCAATCCCGATGCTGCTGTCGCTCTACCTGAGCTTCACCGACTACGACGTGCTGACCCCGCTGTCCGAGGCGAGCTGGGTGGGCTGGGCCAACTACGAGCGGATGTTCACCGGCGACCCGTCCTACTGGCACGCGGTCCGCGTCACGCTGACGTTCGCGCTGGTCGCCGTGCCGCTCAAGCTGGCCGCCGCCCTCGGGGTGGCGCTGCTGCTCAACCGGGCGATCCGGGGCATCGGGCTGTTCCGGGGCCTGTTCTACCTGCCGTCGCTGCTCGGCGGCAGCGTGGCCCTGGCCATCGTCTGGGTCAACATGTTCAACCGCGACGGCGCGTTCAACTCGTTCCTGGGCCTCTTCGGCGTCGAGGGGGCGCCCTGGGTCAACGACCCGGACTGGGCCCTGCAGACCCTGATCCTGCTGGCCGTCTGGCAGTTCGGCGCCCCGATGGTGATCTTCCTGGCCGGTCTCAAACAGGTACCCGTGGAGTTGTACGAGGCGGCCTCGGTCGACGGCGCCGGCGCGTGGCGGCAGTTCCGCAACGTCACCCTGCCCATGCTGTCCCCGGTGATCTTCTTCAACCTGGTGCTGGAGACGATCAACGGCTTCCAGGGCTTCACGTCCGCCTTCGTGCTCAGCAACGGCACCGGCGGACCCGTCGACTCGACCCTGATGTACACCCTGGACCTCTACATCAAGGGCTTCGTCGAGCTGGACATGGGTTACGCCTCGGCGATGGCCTGGGTCTTCCTGCTCGCCATCGGCCTGATCACCGTGGTGCTGTTCCGCACCGGCCGGTTCTGGGTCCACTACTCCGACGGCGAGGACCGCTGA
- a CDS encoding FAD-dependent oxidoreductase, translating into MSVVETDVLIVGSGPAGSAAAMLLSTYGVPNIMVTKYSRLADTPRAHITNQRTMEVLRDAGLEDVVVAQATPQHLMGQTPFCSSIAATEELGRLHTWYTHPNRQADHDLASPTAICDMPQHLMEPVLASAATARGTHLRYDTEYLSLTQDDDGVTATVRDRLRGDEYQIRAKYLIGADGGRSRVAEDIGLPTVGRMGVAGSINVVFEADLSRYVAHRPSTLYWVLQTGADVGGIGMGLVRCVRPWHEWLIVWGYDIEGEPPDLTEEYARRLAHQLIGDDTVPVTIKSSSAWTVNHLYAERYHQGRVFCAGDAVHRHPPSNGLGSNTSIQDAYNLAWKLELVLSGAAGPALLDSYSAERAPVGRQIVERANRSIGETGRIFQALEGGLDARKLPGEGAEKQRQLLREAVAFKDYEFNTHGVELDQRYVSDAVVPDGTPAPRNPRDAELYHHATTWPGAKVPHAWLGRGTERVSTLDVGGRGRFTLLTGVGGEAWAAAAADVAEELGIELTAATIGPGADYEDLYGDWAALREVGDTGAVLLRPDNYVCFRSPALAADPAEALRTALRQVLAV; encoded by the coding sequence GTGAGCGTTGTGGAAACCGATGTCCTGATCGTCGGCAGCGGGCCGGCGGGCAGCGCCGCCGCGATGCTGCTCAGCACGTACGGCGTGCCGAACATCATGGTCACGAAGTACAGCCGCCTGGCCGACACACCCCGCGCGCACATCACCAACCAGCGCACGATGGAGGTGCTGCGCGACGCCGGGCTCGAGGACGTGGTCGTCGCCCAGGCCACACCGCAGCACCTGATGGGGCAGACGCCGTTCTGCTCGTCGATCGCCGCGACCGAGGAGCTCGGCCGGCTGCACACCTGGTACACCCACCCGAACCGGCAGGCCGACCACGACCTCGCCTCGCCGACGGCCATCTGCGACATGCCGCAGCACCTGATGGAGCCCGTCCTGGCGTCGGCGGCGACGGCCCGCGGTACTCACCTGCGGTACGACACCGAATATCTGTCGCTGACCCAGGACGACGACGGGGTCACCGCCACGGTCCGTGACCGGCTGCGCGGCGACGAATACCAGATCCGGGCGAAATACCTGATCGGTGCCGACGGCGGACGCAGCCGGGTGGCCGAGGACATCGGGCTGCCCACGGTCGGCCGGATGGGTGTCGCCGGCAGCATCAACGTCGTCTTCGAGGCCGACCTGAGCCGGTACGTCGCCCACCGGCCGAGCACGCTCTACTGGGTGCTGCAGACCGGTGCCGACGTCGGGGGGATCGGGATGGGGCTGGTCCGCTGCGTACGCCCCTGGCACGAGTGGCTGATCGTCTGGGGGTACGACATCGAGGGCGAACCGCCGGACCTCACCGAGGAGTACGCCCGCCGCCTCGCCCACCAGCTGATCGGCGACGACACCGTGCCCGTCACCATCAAGTCGTCGTCGGCGTGGACCGTCAACCACCTGTACGCCGAGCGCTACCACCAGGGGCGGGTCTTCTGCGCGGGTGACGCCGTGCACCGCCACCCGCCGTCGAACGGGCTGGGGTCGAACACGTCGATCCAGGACGCGTACAACCTGGCGTGGAAGCTCGAGCTCGTGCTGTCCGGGGCGGCCGGGCCGGCGTTGCTGGACTCGTACAGTGCGGAGCGGGCGCCGGTCGGCCGGCAGATCGTGGAGCGGGCCAACCGGAGCATCGGCGAGACCGGCCGGATCTTCCAGGCGCTGGAGGGCGGCCTCGACGCCCGCAAACTCCCCGGCGAGGGCGCGGAGAAGCAGCGGCAGCTGCTGAGGGAAGCGGTCGCGTTCAAGGACTACGAGTTCAACACCCACGGCGTGGAGCTCGACCAGCGGTACGTCTCGGACGCGGTGGTCCCGGACGGCACGCCGGCGCCGCGGAATCCCCGCGACGCCGAGCTGTACCACCACGCGACGACCTGGCCGGGTGCGAAGGTCCCGCACGCCTGGCTGGGCCGTGGCACCGAGCGGGTGTCGACCCTGGACGTCGGCGGCCGGGGCCGGTTCACGCTGCTGACCGGTGTGGGTGGCGAGGCCTGGGCCGCCGCAGCCGCCGATGTCGCCGAAGAGCTGGGCATCGAGCTGACGGCGGCGACGATCGGCCCCGGCGCCGATTACGAGGACCTCTACGGGGACTGGGCGGCCCTGCGCGAGGTCGGTGACACCGGAGCCGTGCTGCTGCGGCCGGACAACTACGTGTGTTTCCGCAGCCCGGCACTGGCGGCCGACCCGGCGGAGGCGCTGCGTACCGCTCTCCGCCAGGTCCTTGCGGTCTAG
- a CDS encoding serine/threonine-protein kinase, giving the protein MTVSPVVVNSRYRLGRTLGEGGMGRVWLARDEVLGRDVAVKEIIPPDDLVETEHAKVQERSLREARAAARLSHPNVARVFDVFEADGHTWIVMEYIPSRTLAEAIRDDGPLPPRRVAEIGLEVLAALEASHQAGVRHRDVKPANILLGDDGRVVLTDFGIAAIEGDGIVTSADMVVGSPQFMSPERLRDGTAALGSDLWSLGASLYTAVEGHSPYERKSTVETLTAVAVDEPDPAHQPGPLAPVLEGLLRKDPAQRIGLPETRRLLRRAASVSPVRRPGRKVALAAAVVVAVMLAAGTAVWLGRRTETTTASPPPAAVATTAPVVPSPSALSPSPTPPSRTPESTVTTTVAAGNTRPPLPNGWRDYRDPTGFRLYVPKGWTRSKEGSIVYFRDPDSGTTLGIDQTNKPRPNPVADWQGKAEYRVGRGEFPGYREIKIKAVKYWQKAADWEYTFNGSTRQHVNNRGVITSKKQAYGIYWQTSDSRWKAQRPKLDLIFASFRPDTD; this is encoded by the coding sequence ATGACTGTCAGCCCGGTCGTCGTCAACAGCCGTTACCGGCTGGGCCGCACCCTGGGCGAAGGCGGCATGGGCCGCGTCTGGCTGGCCCGCGACGAGGTCCTCGGCCGCGACGTCGCCGTCAAGGAGATCATCCCGCCGGACGACCTGGTCGAGACCGAACACGCCAAGGTCCAGGAGCGTTCCCTGCGCGAGGCCCGGGCGGCGGCCCGGCTCAGCCACCCCAACGTCGCGCGGGTCTTCGACGTCTTCGAGGCCGACGGCCACACCTGGATCGTGATGGAGTACATCCCGTCCCGGACGCTCGCCGAGGCCATCCGCGACGACGGCCCGCTGCCACCCCGTCGGGTCGCCGAGATCGGCCTCGAGGTCCTCGCCGCCCTGGAAGCCTCCCACCAGGCCGGCGTCCGCCACCGCGACGTCAAACCCGCGAACATCCTCCTCGGCGACGACGGCCGCGTGGTCCTCACCGACTTCGGCATCGCCGCCATCGAGGGCGACGGCATCGTCACCAGCGCCGACATGGTGGTGGGCTCCCCCCAGTTCATGTCCCCCGAACGTCTCCGCGACGGCACCGCCGCCCTCGGCTCCGACCTCTGGTCCCTGGGTGCGTCGCTCTACACGGCGGTCGAGGGCCACTCCCCGTACGAGCGGAAGTCGACGGTCGAGACCCTGACCGCGGTGGCCGTCGACGAACCCGACCCCGCACACCAGCCGGGCCCGCTGGCGCCCGTGCTCGAAGGCCTCCTCCGCAAGGACCCGGCGCAACGCATCGGCCTCCCCGAAACCCGCCGCCTTCTGCGCCGCGCGGCCTCGGTCTCCCCGGTACGCCGCCCCGGCCGCAAGGTCGCCCTGGCCGCGGCGGTGGTGGTCGCTGTCATGCTCGCCGCCGGTACGGCCGTGTGGCTGGGACGGCGCACGGAGACGACCACCGCGTCGCCTCCGCCGGCGGCGGTTGCCACGACTGCTCCGGTCGTACCGTCGCCTTCGGCCCTGTCCCCGTCCCCCACACCACCCAGCCGGACCCCCGAATCGACCGTGACCACCACGGTGGCCGCCGGCAACACCCGCCCACCCCTCCCGAACGGCTGGCGCGACTACCGCGACCCGACCGGCTTCCGCCTCTACGTGCCAAAAGGCTGGACCCGGTCCAAGGAAGGCTCGATCGTCTACTTCCGCGACCCGGACAGCGGCACCACCCTGGGCATCGACCAGACGAACAAACCCCGGCCCAACCCCGTCGCCGACTGGCAGGGCAAAGCCGAATACCGCGTCGGCCGCGGCGAATTCCCCGGCTACCGCGAAATCAAGATCAAAGCAGTGAAGTACTGGCAGAAAGCCGCCGACTGGGAATACACCTTCAACGGCAGCACCCGCCAGCACGTCAACAACCGCGGCGTGATCACCTCGAAGAAGCAGGCCTACGGCATCTACTGGCAGACCAGCGACTCCCGCTGGAAAGCCCAACGCCCCAAACTCGACCTCATCTTCGCCAGCTTCCGCCCCGACACGGACTGA
- a CDS encoding maleylacetate reductase and hydroxyquinol 1,2-dioxygenase domain-containing protein translates to MTPFEFTSGPSRVVFGPGILDRLPDEVTRAGGTRVLVLSGSGTAEAAGRAAALLGPLLGGHFAGAAMHTPVGVTSTALELVRSLDVDCLVSVGGGSATGLGKALAVRTGLPQLTVPTTYAGSEVTPVLGETDQNGKTTRSAPEILPRAVLYDVELTLGLPVALSVTSGVNAMAHAVEALYSPDANPATDTMAVRALTLMSRALPRIVADPGDVEARSDALTAAWLAGICLGTVRMGLHHKLCHFLGGKYGMPHAATHTVLLPQVLAFNPAATPDVLGRIAGALGVRDAAAGLHDLIAGWGGPTSLRELGLAEEAADDDLLRAAYRGTRPPGAAAVPDFGALTEQVVASFAATPDPRTRVLLTDLVRVLHEFTNRHDLTQREWETAVGFLTRTGQLCDDTRQEFVLLSDTLGVSSMVDLLTNSRTPDTTPSAVLGPFYVPGPPAEQQGADIARGLPGTPLWVDVRIEDVDGKPVPGAVTDVWQSNEDGFYDVQLPELAGPVLRARFTSDADGRVRFWSILPSEYPIPDDGPVGQLLAAAGRHPYRAPHLHFMISAPGHRRLVTQLFVAGGAYLDSDTVFGVKEELIVDFGPGTGEPPDGRELTEWNKVVYTFRIAGEQQ, encoded by the coding sequence ATGACGCCCTTCGAGTTCACGAGCGGGCCCTCGCGGGTGGTTTTCGGGCCGGGCATCCTCGACCGGCTCCCGGACGAGGTCACGCGGGCCGGCGGCACCCGCGTGCTGGTGCTGTCGGGGTCGGGCACCGCCGAGGCCGCGGGGCGGGCCGCCGCGCTGCTGGGCCCGTTGCTCGGCGGTCACTTCGCCGGCGCGGCGATGCACACCCCGGTCGGCGTCACGAGCACCGCGCTCGAGCTGGTGCGGTCCCTGGACGTGGACTGCCTGGTCTCCGTCGGCGGCGGCTCGGCCACCGGGCTCGGCAAGGCCCTGGCGGTCCGGACCGGCCTGCCGCAGCTCACGGTGCCCACCACGTACGCGGGCTCCGAGGTCACGCCCGTGCTCGGCGAGACGGACCAGAACGGCAAGACGACCAGATCGGCGCCGGAGATCCTGCCCCGGGCGGTGCTGTACGACGTCGAGCTGACCCTCGGCCTCCCGGTGGCGCTGTCGGTCACGAGCGGTGTGAACGCGATGGCCCACGCGGTGGAGGCGCTGTACTCGCCGGACGCGAACCCGGCGACCGACACGATGGCTGTCCGTGCCCTGACCCTGATGTCCCGCGCGCTGCCCCGGATCGTCGCCGACCCCGGGGATGTCGAGGCCCGCTCGGACGCGTTGACCGCGGCCTGGCTCGCGGGCATCTGCCTGGGCACGGTCCGGATGGGCCTGCACCACAAGCTCTGCCACTTCCTGGGTGGTAAATATGGCATGCCGCACGCCGCGACGCACACGGTCCTGCTGCCACAGGTGCTGGCCTTCAACCCGGCCGCCACGCCTGACGTGCTCGGGCGGATCGCGGGCGCTCTGGGCGTACGGGATGCGGCCGCAGGCCTGCACGATCTGATCGCGGGCTGGGGCGGGCCGACCTCGCTGAGGGAGCTCGGGCTGGCCGAGGAGGCGGCGGACGACGACCTGCTGCGGGCCGCCTACCGGGGGACACGTCCGCCGGGAGCCGCGGCCGTGCCGGACTTCGGCGCGCTGACCGAGCAGGTCGTCGCGAGCTTCGCCGCGACGCCCGATCCCCGGACCCGGGTCCTGCTCACCGACCTGGTCCGGGTGCTGCACGAGTTCACCAACCGGCACGATCTCACCCAGCGCGAGTGGGAGACCGCCGTCGGTTTCCTGACGCGTACGGGTCAGCTGTGCGACGACACGCGGCAGGAGTTCGTGCTGCTCTCGGACACTCTCGGCGTCTCGAGCATGGTGGATCTGCTGACGAACTCGCGGACCCCGGACACCACCCCGTCGGCCGTGCTCGGGCCGTTCTACGTGCCGGGGCCGCCGGCCGAGCAGCAGGGTGCCGACATCGCCCGTGGTCTGCCCGGCACTCCACTGTGGGTGGACGTGCGGATCGAGGATGTCGACGGCAAACCGGTGCCCGGCGCGGTGACCGACGTGTGGCAGTCCAACGAGGACGGATTTTACGACGTGCAACTGCCGGAGCTCGCCGGGCCGGTGCTGCGGGCGCGGTTCACCAGCGACGCCGACGGGCGGGTGCGGTTCTGGTCGATCCTGCCGTCGGAATATCCGATCCCCGACGACGGGCCGGTGGGGCAGCTGCTCGCGGCGGCCGGACGCCACCCGTACCGGGCGCCGCACCTGCACTTCATGATCAGTGCGCCCGGTCACCGGCGGCTGGTCACGCAGCTGTTCGTCGCCGGTGGTGCGTACCTGGACTCGGACACGGTGTTCGGTGTCAAGGAGGAGCTGATCGTGGACTTCGGGCCGGGCACCGGCGAGCCGCCCGACGGCCGGGAACTGACCGAATGGAACAAAGTCGTTTACACGTTCCGGATCGCGGGGGAGCAGCAGTGA